A stretch of Paenibacillus peoriae DNA encodes these proteins:
- a CDS encoding M1 family metallopeptidase — MTPARTKIVLLSTLALGLLAGTLWFAWQPQSQSDPQSIGQPLYGSLSESALAPNVGKPLGANILPDLPKNPPQPATEILSKRVVEYHIDVSLEKGQVLRGTETLTWKHPGKKTVNDLYLHLYPNAFSSMETTFMKESGGKLRGDTMPKDGFGSMTLTELKTEDGLSLMHRIQYVQPDDGNAGDRSLMKVRLPKPVRGGEEITLYMKFEVKLPAIFARMGGTDDFVMAGQWFPKLSVYETAGQRGRAEEGWNLHQYHGNSEFYADFGIYSVRIRVPETHIVAATGFPTRGAVRQNGQKIYQFYADDVHDFAWSASPNFVAVEEPFSSAEVPGVKIKLYLDPSHKELKGRYMSAAKAALLYYSKWYGPYPYSTLSIVVPPKSGNGAGGMEYPTLITAAAAGNLNPGYSLERTLVHEIGHQYFYGMVANNEFEEPWLDESFTSYAEERLMEQEYGLTPNLPLQSGQVSSPQPLNRESWKYGSAAEYAQNAYSRGKLVLRGIERQVGMKKMDRIMRTYVQTYRFKHPSSQDFQRIVERVTGRSWSHYFEQYVYDGQMADFSVDHITNHKLENGYEAVVTVSKKGADYPKIPVQFTFKDGTTKFKAWDGAGKSTTFRIKSTSPVSYVTLDPLYTIALENKHINNTLKAELDEKQQTRWSISVTKLLETLLGSLSW, encoded by the coding sequence ATGACCCCAGCACGCACTAAAATCGTTTTATTGTCTACACTAGCCCTCGGTCTCCTCGCAGGGACGTTATGGTTTGCCTGGCAGCCCCAATCGCAATCCGACCCGCAGTCCATAGGCCAACCACTATACGGCTCCCTGTCTGAGTCTGCGCTTGCCCCAAATGTGGGCAAGCCTCTAGGGGCAAACATCCTGCCTGACCTGCCCAAGAACCCTCCACAACCCGCTACAGAAATCCTCAGCAAACGGGTGGTAGAGTACCACATTGATGTATCTCTGGAAAAGGGACAGGTTTTGCGAGGCACTGAGACACTGACCTGGAAACATCCGGGCAAGAAAACCGTGAATGATCTGTATCTTCATCTATACCCGAACGCCTTCTCTTCCATGGAAACCACCTTTATGAAGGAATCCGGTGGAAAGCTGCGCGGAGACACCATGCCCAAAGACGGCTTTGGCTCTATGACGCTGACTGAACTAAAAACAGAAGACGGTTTATCCCTCATGCATCGCATCCAATATGTGCAGCCAGATGACGGTAACGCAGGCGACCGTTCGCTCATGAAGGTGCGTCTACCCAAGCCAGTACGAGGTGGCGAAGAAATCACATTATATATGAAGTTTGAGGTAAAACTGCCTGCCATCTTTGCTCGTATGGGTGGGACAGATGATTTTGTAATGGCAGGACAGTGGTTCCCGAAGCTCAGTGTCTACGAGACTGCAGGACAGCGTGGACGCGCCGAGGAGGGCTGGAACCTCCACCAGTATCATGGTAACTCCGAGTTTTATGCCGATTTTGGAATTTACAGCGTACGGATTCGGGTGCCTGAAACTCATATCGTAGCAGCGACCGGATTTCCCACCCGTGGTGCCGTCCGACAGAACGGACAAAAAATATATCAATTTTATGCCGATGATGTACACGATTTTGCCTGGTCCGCTTCACCCAACTTTGTAGCCGTAGAAGAACCCTTTTCTTCTGCTGAAGTCCCTGGTGTCAAAATCAAGCTCTACCTTGACCCATCGCACAAGGAGCTCAAAGGACGCTATATGAGCGCAGCGAAGGCCGCTCTTTTGTACTACAGCAAATGGTACGGGCCTTATCCATATTCCACCCTGTCCATCGTGGTTCCACCTAAATCAGGCAATGGAGCTGGCGGCATGGAGTATCCGACACTCATCACGGCCGCTGCTGCGGGTAATCTCAATCCTGGCTATAGTCTGGAACGGACATTAGTTCATGAGATTGGACATCAATATTTCTATGGAATGGTAGCCAATAATGAATTTGAGGAGCCGTGGCTGGATGAAAGCTTCACCTCCTATGCAGAGGAGCGACTTATGGAGCAAGAATATGGGCTTACCCCCAACTTGCCATTACAATCGGGACAGGTATCCTCCCCACAGCCGCTAAACCGTGAGTCATGGAAGTACGGCTCGGCTGCTGAGTACGCGCAAAATGCCTACTCTCGAGGCAAGCTGGTACTACGGGGCATTGAACGTCAGGTGGGTATGAAAAAAATGGATCGCATTATGCGGACCTACGTCCAGACGTACCGATTTAAGCATCCGTCCTCACAGGATTTTCAACGTATCGTGGAGAGAGTCACCGGACGCTCATGGAGCCACTATTTTGAACAGTATGTATATGACGGCCAGATGGCGGACTTTTCAGTGGATCACATCACAAACCACAAGCTGGAGAATGGATATGAAGCAGTCGTGACGGTCAGCAAAAAAGGGGCGGATTATCCCAAGATCCCTGTCCAATTTACCTTCAAGGATGGAACCACGAAATTCAAGGCTTGGGACGGTGCGGGCAAAAGCACAACTTTTCGGATCAAAAGTACTTCTCCCGTTTCCTATGTAACCCTTGATCCCCTATATACCATTGCACTGGAGAACAAGCATATTAACAATACCCTAAAAGCCGAATTGGACGAAAAGCAACAAACCCGTTGGAGTATAAGTGTAACCAAGCTGTTGGAGACACTGCTTGGAAGTCTGTCATGGTGA
- a CDS encoding YwhD family protein — protein sequence MSENQPDGKKQIALNIVSGKSKHKGFGAGSIDLNSMSPVIIDRGEAKIDIGAMHAKSKVERGIKFSTNKEDVPNGRQVWLVWVAVDRTAEGRMYGGATACEMLIDDEAKRGWKILADHVNRMDYALKRRFMLEDLGSEDKAALKSLLISHNEEWWDASPEELKQALEG from the coding sequence ATGAGTGAAAATCAGCCGGACGGCAAAAAACAGATTGCACTGAACATTGTCAGTGGCAAGAGTAAACATAAGGGTTTCGGCGCAGGCTCAATTGACCTGAACAGCATGTCACCGGTCATCATTGACCGAGGAGAGGCGAAAATTGATATCGGTGCCATGCATGCCAAAAGTAAAGTAGAACGTGGTATCAAGTTCTCTACGAATAAAGAGGACGTACCGAACGGACGCCAGGTATGGCTCGTATGGGTAGCTGTGGACCGTACAGCCGAAGGACGTATGTACGGCGGCGCCACCGCCTGCGAGATGCTGATTGACGACGAGGCCAAACGCGGCTGGAAAATCCTCGCCGATCACGTCAACCGTATGGATTACGCGCTCAAGCGTCGTTTCATGCTGGAGGATCTCGGCAGCGAAGATAAGGCAGCGCTCAAAAGCCTGCTCATTTCGCATAACGAGGAATGGTGGGACGCTTCGCCTGAGGAATTGAAGCAAGCGCTGGAAGGGTAG
- a CDS encoding PTS sugar transporter subunit IIA: MFKWLKKKAAPRIEEFEMIAPIKGKVVSLEEVPDPAFSTKAMGDGIAIHPSEGRVTAPFAGKVAHVMEKSKHALIIEHESGVQVLIHVGINTVSLKGQGFNPHVQVGDSIKAGQLLMEFDLDAIQQGGLPVITPVIVPDGQEMISHVEILEGTSASPEVPVLRVHLKA; this comes from the coding sequence ATGTTTAAATGGTTGAAAAAGAAGGCGGCTCCTCGTATTGAAGAATTCGAAATGATAGCACCAATCAAAGGAAAAGTGGTTTCCCTGGAGGAGGTTCCAGATCCTGCGTTCTCTACGAAAGCTATGGGGGATGGCATCGCTATTCATCCGTCTGAGGGTAGGGTCACCGCTCCTTTCGCGGGAAAAGTTGCCCATGTCATGGAGAAAAGTAAGCATGCTCTGATTATTGAACATGAATCCGGCGTACAAGTTTTGATACATGTCGGGATTAATACCGTCTCTCTCAAAGGACAAGGGTTTAATCCTCATGTCCAAGTAGGAGATAGCATTAAAGCTGGGCAATTATTGATGGAGTTTGACCTGGATGCGATTCAACAGGGTGGATTGCCTGTAATTACGCCGGTAATCGTTCCAGATGGGCAAGAGATGATTAGCCATGTGGAAATCCTGGAAGGTACATCTGCCTCTCCAGAAGTACCTGTATTAAGAGTTCACTTAAAAGCCTAG